From [Clostridium] symbiosum, a single genomic window includes:
- a CDS encoding prepilin-type N-terminal cleavage/methylation domain-containing protein, with protein sequence MMNAGKEDKANGGFSLIELIIAMTILLVLSGMLFLGTNSAKRKETEKYVNALSNQINLSKTSAMSKSGKWRLSLYLKDKDYYCVHEIEKRKSDDEEDTYWEIQSEKVMLGRSGVMKYELLSGGSGEGSGVEEDSKGTLIHVWRFDRDTGSCIEGAGTLAVTGAGKTQYLTVYQENGRCETGDAGVVQ encoded by the coding sequence ATGATGAATGCAGGAAAAGAGGATAAGGCAAACGGGGGATTTTCACTGATAGAACTCATCATTGCAATGACCATTCTTCTGGTACTCAGCGGGATGCTTTTCCTGGGAACCAACTCGGCAAAGAGGAAGGAAACAGAAAAGTATGTCAACGCCCTCAGCAATCAGATCAATCTCTCAAAGACAAGCGCCATGTCGAAATCCGGGAAATGGCGCCTGAGCCTTTACTTGAAAGATAAAGACTATTACTGCGTGCATGAGATAGAAAAACGAAAATCGGATGATGAGGAAGACACTTACTGGGAGATCCAGTCGGAGAAGGTTATGCTGGGGCGCTCGGGTGTTATGAAATACGAACTGCTGTCCGGCGGGAGCGGAGAAGGAAGCGGCGTGGAAGAGGATTCCAAGGGAACCCTGATCCACGTCTGGCGCTTTGACCGGGATACCGGCTCCTGCATAGAGGGAGCCGGCACACTGGCGGTAACCGGGGCCGGAAAAACGCAGTACCTTACCGTTTACCAGGAAAATGGCCGGTGTGAGACCGGCGATGCAGGTGTGGTGCAGTAG
- a CDS encoding prepilin-type N-terminal cleavage/methylation domain-containing protein, with protein sequence MDRAEIKAALMTGKESRKNANKGFTLIELLVGISVMAIVGLMMTSLFGSSTRLYRSTVSYSNIQTESQTVSRRISNTVMGARSLYLSEGEKGTYLFTGEVTKEAGKAKFSGEMLWYNKETNCLYQNSGFLAEEDSSALEEPDSTGEEDGEKEDGKKEQLQSLGALSPDTVRKAFEENAGKGREYLISDKVRELKFTIYPVLTQEERIGDAGYFYKTEGKVTVDFAITFQYLDSKSYSVNTSATPRNRLAVLWWNGSSDGGDGGQ encoded by the coding sequence ATGGACAGAGCAGAAATAAAAGCGGCATTAATGACCGGGAAAGAGAGCCGGAAGAATGCAAATAAAGGATTTACGCTGATCGAGCTTTTAGTAGGGATTTCAGTGATGGCAATAGTCGGGCTAATGATGACGTCCCTGTTCGGCAGTTCCACCCGCCTTTACCGCTCTACGGTTTCCTATTCCAATATTCAGACAGAAAGCCAGACCGTCAGCAGGAGAATCAGCAATACCGTGATGGGAGCCAGGTCATTGTACCTCAGCGAGGGGGAGAAAGGAACCTATCTGTTTACCGGTGAAGTGACAAAGGAGGCCGGGAAGGCGAAATTCAGCGGTGAAATGTTATGGTATAATAAGGAGACAAACTGTCTGTATCAAAACAGCGGCTTTCTTGCGGAAGAGGATTCCAGTGCATTGGAAGAGCCAGATTCAACCGGAGAAGAAGATGGTGAAAAAGAAGACGGGAAGAAAGAACAGCTTCAGTCCCTGGGTGCGCTTTCGCCTGATACGGTAAGAAAAGCATTTGAAGAAAACGCGGGCAAAGGACGGGAATACCTGATCAGCGATAAGGTGCGGGAGCTGAAGTTTACGATTTATCCTGTACTGACACAGGAAGAGCGGATTGGTGACGCAGGGTATTTTTATAAAACTGAAGGAAAAGTAACTGTGGACTTTGCAATCACATTCCAATATCTGGACAGTAAGAGCTATTCCGTAAATACCAGCGCGACTCCAAGAAACAGGCTGGCTGTGCTGTGGTGGAACGGCAGCAGTGACGGCGGGGATGGGGGGCAGTAA
- the secA gene encoding preprotein translocase subunit SecA, whose translation MNLIEKMFGTHSERELKMIYPIVDKIVALKPEMEKLTDEELKDNTRKFRERLEKGETLDDILPEAFATIREAARRVLNMEHYPVQLIGGIVLHQGRIAEMKTGEGKTLVSTAPAYLNALAGKGVFIVTVNDYLAKRDAEWMGEVHRFLGLSVGVVLNSMTPDERRAAYNCDITYVTNNELGFDYLRDNMAIYKEQMVLRNLDYAIIDEVDSVLIDEARTPLIISGQSGKSTKLYEVCDILARQLERGEESAEFTKISAIMGEEIEETGDFIVNEKDKVVNLTEQGVKKVEEFFHIENLADPQNLEIQHNIILALRANNLMFRDKDYVVKDDEVLIVDEFTGRIMPGRRYSDGLHQAIEAKEHVNVRRESRTLATITFQNFFNKFKKKSGMTGTAQTEEKEFRNIYQMDVIVIPTNRPVIRIDKDDAVYKTKKEKFHAVVDEVVAAHEKGQPVLVGTITIETSELLSKMLTRRGIKHKVLNAKFHELEAEIVADAGVHGAVTIATNMAGRGTDIKLDDEAKAIGGLKIIGTERHESRRIDNQLRGRSGRQGDPGESRFYISLEDDLMRLFGSEKLMSMFNALGVPENEQIEHKMLSNAIEKAQMKIETNNYGIRENLLKYDEVMNEQREVIYDERRRVLNGESMRTVIMKMITDIVENAVDLSISDDQGTEDWDLTELNSLLLPIIPLPTIALNDDQKDMKKNELKHMLKEAATKLYEEKEAEFPEAEQIREIERVILLKVIDAKWMAHIDDMDQLREGIGLQAYGQRDPLVEYKMSGYEMFDSMTAAIREDTVRILFHIRVEQKVEREPAAKVTGTNKDDSSVQAPKKREAKKIYPNDPCPCGSGKKFKQCCGRKILQEMSSNPELKNKTVQMQILPQGQKKEEK comes from the coding sequence ATGAATCTGATAGAGAAAATGTTTGGAACTCACAGCGAGCGTGAATTAAAGATGATTTACCCCATTGTGGATAAAATCGTTGCTTTAAAACCTGAGATGGAAAAGCTGACGGATGAAGAACTGAAGGACAACACCAGAAAGTTCAGAGAGCGTCTGGAGAAGGGTGAAACATTGGACGACATCCTGCCGGAGGCATTTGCCACCATCAGAGAGGCAGCAAGGCGTGTCCTCAACATGGAACATTACCCGGTCCAGCTGATTGGTGGTATTGTTTTACATCAGGGACGTATTGCCGAGATGAAGACCGGTGAAGGTAAAACGCTTGTATCCACGGCTCCGGCATACCTGAATGCGCTGGCCGGAAAAGGTGTATTTATCGTAACGGTCAATGACTACCTGGCAAAACGAGATGCTGAGTGGATGGGTGAGGTCCACAGATTCCTGGGACTCTCCGTCGGCGTGGTTCTGAATTCCATGACGCCCGATGAGCGCCGTGCGGCATACAACTGCGATATTACCTATGTTACGAACAATGAACTCGGTTTCGACTACCTTCGTGACAACATGGCTATATATAAGGAACAGATGGTTTTAAGAAATCTGGACTATGCCATCATCGATGAGGTTGACTCCGTATTGATAGATGAGGCAAGAACACCGCTTATCATTTCCGGACAGAGCGGAAAATCTACAAAATTATATGAAGTCTGTGACATCCTGGCACGCCAGCTGGAACGCGGAGAAGAATCTGCGGAGTTTACGAAGATATCTGCTATTATGGGTGAGGAGATCGAGGAGACGGGTGATTTTATTGTCAACGAGAAGGATAAAGTAGTCAACCTGACCGAGCAGGGTGTTAAAAAGGTAGAGGAATTCTTTCATATTGAAAACCTTGCCGATCCTCAGAACCTGGAGATTCAGCATAACATCATCCTGGCGCTGCGTGCCAACAACCTGATGTTCCGCGATAAGGACTACGTTGTAAAAGATGATGAGGTCCTGATTGTAGATGAATTTACAGGACGTATCATGCCGGGACGCCGCTATTCCGACGGACTCCATCAGGCAATCGAAGCAAAAGAGCATGTCAATGTACGCCGGGAGAGCAGAACACTGGCTACGATTACATTCCAGAACTTCTTTAATAAATTTAAAAAGAAATCGGGTATGACCGGTACGGCCCAGACTGAGGAGAAGGAGTTCCGTAACATCTATCAGATGGACGTTATCGTGATTCCGACCAACCGGCCGGTAATCCGTATTGATAAAGACGATGCCGTTTATAAGACGAAGAAGGAGAAATTCCACGCAGTAGTGGACGAGGTGGTGGCAGCCCACGAGAAGGGACAGCCTGTCCTGGTCGGCACGATTACCATTGAGACCTCCGAACTTTTAAGCAAGATGCTGACAAGGCGCGGAATCAAGCATAAAGTACTGAATGCCAAGTTCCATGAACTGGAGGCTGAGATCGTGGCGGATGCCGGTGTTCACGGCGCCGTTACCATTGCCACCAACATGGCCGGCCGTGGTACGGATATCAAGCTGGATGACGAGGCGAAAGCCATCGGCGGACTTAAGATTATCGGTACGGAACGTCATGAATCCAGGCGTATTGACAACCAGCTGCGCGGACGTTCAGGACGTCAGGGAGACCCGGGTGAATCACGTTTCTATATTTCTCTGGAAGATGATCTGATGCGGCTCTTCGGTTCCGAGAAGCTGATGAGTATGTTCAATGCATTAGGCGTGCCGGAGAACGAGCAGATCGAGCACAAAATGCTGTCGAATGCCATTGAGAAAGCCCAGATGAAGATCGAGACCAATAACTACGGTATTCGTGAAAATCTGCTTAAATACGACGAAGTTATGAACGAGCAGCGTGAGGTTATCTACGACGAGCGCCGCCGCGTATTGAACGGTGAGAGCATGAGAACCGTAATTATGAAGATGATTACGGATATTGTAGAAAATGCAGTAGACCTGTCCATTTCTGATGACCAGGGGACGGAAGACTGGGATCTGACGGAACTGAACTCACTGCTGCTTCCGATTATTCCTCTTCCAACCATCGCATTAAACGATGACCAGAAGGATATGAAGAAGAACGAGTTAAAGCATATGCTGAAGGAAGCCGCCACAAAACTCTATGAAGAGAAGGAAGCGGAATTCCCGGAGGCAGAGCAGATCCGTGAGATCGAGCGCGTGATTCTCCTGAAGGTAATCGACGCCAAGTGGATGGCCCATATTGACGATATGGATCAGCTTCGCGAGGGCATCGGCCTCCAGGCATACGGCCAGAGAGATCCTCTTGTTGAGTACAAGATGAGCGGCTATGAGATGTTCGACAGCATGACTGCCGCAATCCGCGAAGACACAGTCCGTATCCTTTTCCACATCCGCGTGGAGCAGAAGGTAGAGCGTGAACCGGCTGCCAAGGTTACGGGAACGAATAAAGACGACAGCAGCGTTCAGGCTCCGAAAAAGCGCGAGGCAAAGAAGATTTATCCAAACGATCCGTGCCCATGCGGTTCCGGCAAGAAATTCAAGCAGTGCTGCGGCCGTAAGATCCTGCAGGAGATGAGTTCCAATCCGGAGCTTAAGAATAAGACGGTTCAGATGCAGATCCTTCCTCAGGGACAGAAGAAAGAGGAAAAATAA
- a CDS encoding DUF5057 domain-containing protein, whose protein sequence is MEVRVQKKKNKFCVLAGGIALWNRQEPALAGSFNMEKDSENRYIFNVVEVVPETNQAILGFYIQGKENISKQKLETLLQTSEFYKEYDYNKFFYWEGKSNSTQNEPFTVVQGENGSKTLVNNEVFKLFMLGIGTFDPQKSIWENYQANKAALETFDKEFVINYKVVTPSGLETMSKSEKDKINYLHIASGNQITGAQQLFGKAGMEKPKTSDNFKATDDISWDTALHLYYRAISENVRMSVSISSAPFRQGTPTSSNMFRLYQMLNYADDPADFKNWFEDGTSTNENNYIDKNTGIIHENKNKQTDEWRDDILNTLPRKDVGPNGGNFAWRSEDFIPPKWDNILIYRDDDQTGYLDFVTGRDNVEKILDFTDNKPSGGGNPPEEPEDGSVKVLEIEPSNSYWLSVPGNLPKLATAIGVDEDDISVTYVTPNTLNGMAVDLVAEYDLILIGDDASLLNTSDVGGSKSVKYRSNGFPNDTIIPQTLINGLLANDYTTKEQFDTDINKKASGVSLNTGSYPLTGSGSANWNPLLRDKWSKVPGEYFLKNVELSLELQALGADTAVSKARFSGEDVTQFMQKQLAEFVKSGQPVIITEQLKSDAIKQMSEFQWIDMNNNPYNEECDIDSRLLFALYGIDDVRNYYDKSPDETYFDKLVLMDSKITNPTTKTVDLKKDFKSSISIKDSQLIKNEDDGIVPTIVQKGWNPDTRPELNTLAKSNTLTFDYAIEMPLGDKAENIIMKIIVDRNGDGYFDEEGEGASTSGKPGAHNNASASIKNDQVFTCRFADLSPNDYIVEGSRITGRYTTPMPVDSIEEICQFQVKVSTLDKKNPLYSVWIGYMRPDLKKKDVKVLQITPYSDTIGGKTLDKNPQFTRLIEEAEQNGGEYHFNFENGDFETISEGDFAAACAGGEINSTTLSRYDLIVVGTDFSSELKGDIIDLDTKEAEKVLKSYSEELKKPIIFTGDAFSYVNSENYYAPEEVDYYYRNMTIQEGQQEKPTESDPNYKRVLISEEQYNDYLGKNEKEWKDNNHNIGEGTVYLDPEGLHSVVEQAGSYKAVIRPIDADDGRQISDLYIGWNISSADWINGGGRTVKTTGEKNVSVSAYDFYEKFGSMIYRTWSWVYYYYAHTGYVTEDELRALYEKSNGNLQMTTIGWNSFNVKDLHSALGSYEAISKDIVDEKNPIKIAGDTYYKFKSNGKDYLAIRLEEDVTNLYGYVWQKKVAGDSANPVETKYVLNNVAGKGDSLYPSQNAWNYLFTQKLRYTVGMDRFAITTDIKPKDKRDKGSSRRWTEIEELQGFTNGALLEYAFIPKEGSSYASLVNTASPYNTQLSLNLALGVKPRTEYIEPLNEGQIGLYPFKISDEVSEAKVKVAKNHAPYYQLDLERELGKGKIDDVTVWYTFAGSGKDDESKYFDTTVRDARNNYYLYSKGKIYYTGFSLYDVTEGTDSDDAQLVPDMEMKLFINTIYAALNSETEETTYYDTVVREGGNISGIELAQDAGAPNRYTCYYDEYDETLELSFRVQKINASDGETTPLTVGKKGEKGENGLPAVNEFDETVYTLTGLPEENGVSNFPVVKITGEQGTKGSMGSSASDIWYTLHFTGDKGDGIIPDDMDGMTMIIGPKAAETGTLRPDSIYAEIRFVKRNLFELD, encoded by the coding sequence ATGGAAGTTCGTGTACAGAAAAAGAAAAACAAATTTTGCGTGCTGGCTGGAGGGATTGCGCTTTGGAACAGGCAGGAACCGGCGCTGGCAGGTTCTTTTAATATGGAGAAGGATTCCGAAAATAGATATATATTTAATGTTGTGGAAGTAGTTCCTGAGACAAACCAGGCGATCCTCGGTTTCTATATACAAGGTAAAGAAAATATTTCTAAACAGAAATTGGAAACGCTTCTTCAGACCAGTGAGTTTTATAAAGAATATGATTACAATAAATTCTTTTACTGGGAGGGGAAGAGCAATAGCACACAGAATGAACCTTTTACGGTAGTCCAGGGAGAGAATGGCAGCAAGACGCTGGTTAATAATGAAGTATTTAAACTTTTTATGCTTGGGATTGGTACATTTGATCCCCAGAAATCGATCTGGGAAAATTACCAAGCCAATAAAGCGGCACTGGAGACCTTCGACAAAGAGTTTGTAATAAACTACAAGGTGGTGACTCCTTCAGGTCTGGAAACAATGTCGAAAAGCGAAAAAGATAAAATCAATTATCTCCATATAGCATCAGGAAACCAGATAACAGGAGCCCAACAGTTGTTTGGAAAAGCTGGAATGGAGAAGCCTAAAACATCAGACAATTTTAAGGCAACTGACGATATCAGCTGGGATACAGCCCTTCATTTATACTACCGGGCTATATCAGAAAATGTGCGTATGTCGGTCTCTATTTCATCTGCTCCGTTCAGGCAGGGAACTCCGACAAGCAGTAACATGTTTCGCTTATACCAGATGTTGAATTATGCGGATGACCCTGCAGACTTTAAAAATTGGTTTGAAGATGGGACATCTACAAATGAAAATAATTATATAGATAAAAATACTGGGATCATTCATGAAAACAAAAATAAACAAACGGATGAATGGAGGGATGATATTTTAAATACTCTTCCAAGAAAGGATGTTGGGCCAAACGGCGGCAACTTTGCATGGCGCTCGGAGGACTTTATTCCCCCAAAGTGGGATAATATTTTGATTTATAGAGACGACGATCAAACCGGATATCTGGATTTTGTTACTGGAAGAGATAATGTTGAAAAAATTCTTGATTTTACAGATAATAAGCCGTCGGGAGGGGGAAATCCACCGGAGGAGCCTGAAGATGGAAGCGTAAAAGTTTTAGAGATAGAGCCGAGTAACAGCTATTGGCTTTCTGTACCGGGCAACCTTCCAAAACTTGCAACGGCAATTGGAGTTGACGAGGATGACATATCAGTTACATACGTAACCCCGAATACTTTGAATGGCATGGCGGTAGATCTCGTCGCAGAGTATGATTTGATACTTATAGGAGATGACGCATCGCTGCTGAATACATCTGATGTTGGCGGTTCAAAGAGTGTAAAGTATCGTAGTAACGGATTCCCTAACGATACAATTATTCCTCAGACTTTAATCAATGGTCTTCTTGCAAATGACTATACAACTAAAGAACAATTTGATACTGATATAAATAAGAAAGCATCAGGTGTATCTTTAAATACAGGTTCTTATCCTCTAACAGGCAGCGGCAGCGCGAATTGGAATCCGTTATTACGCGATAAATGGAGTAAAGTGCCAGGAGAGTATTTTCTGAAGAATGTAGAATTATCTTTAGAACTTCAAGCTTTGGGGGCAGACACTGCAGTAAGCAAAGCGAGATTTAGCGGCGAAGACGTGACTCAATTTATGCAAAAACAATTAGCAGAGTTTGTAAAATCAGGACAGCCGGTTATAATTACAGAACAGCTTAAATCCGATGCTATAAAACAAATGAGTGAATTCCAATGGATCGATATGAACAATAATCCATATAATGAGGAATGTGATATTGATTCCAGATTGCTTTTTGCACTATATGGGATAGATGATGTAAGAAATTACTATGATAAAAGCCCGGATGAGACTTATTTTGATAAGCTGGTATTGATGGATTCGAAGATAACAAATCCAACTACGAAAACAGTAGATTTAAAAAAAGATTTTAAGAGTTCCATTAGTATTAAGGATTCCCAGCTTATCAAAAATGAGGATGATGGGATTGTACCTACAATTGTACAGAAGGGCTGGAATCCAGATACAAGGCCGGAGTTGAATACTTTAGCTAAATCGAATACGCTGACATTTGACTATGCAATTGAAATGCCCCTGGGGGACAAAGCCGAAAATATTATCATGAAAATTATCGTGGATCGCAATGGTGACGGTTATTTTGATGAAGAAGGGGAAGGAGCATCCACATCAGGAAAGCCGGGGGCACATAATAATGCCAGTGCATCTATTAAAAACGATCAGGTTTTTACCTGCCGTTTTGCGGATTTATCTCCAAACGATTATATTGTGGAGGGATCCAGGATCACAGGACGCTATACGACACCGATGCCGGTCGATTCAATCGAAGAAATATGTCAGTTTCAAGTGAAAGTATCCACACTTGATAAAAAGAATCCTCTTTATAGTGTGTGGATCGGATACATGCGGCCGGATTTGAAAAAGAAAGATGTAAAAGTACTTCAGATTACACCATATTCGGATACGATTGGAGGAAAAACGCTGGATAAAAATCCACAATTTACCCGGTTGATAGAAGAAGCGGAACAAAATGGCGGTGAGTATCATTTCAATTTTGAAAACGGCGATTTTGAAACGATATCGGAGGGCGATTTTGCCGCGGCTTGCGCGGGCGGGGAAATAAATTCAACCACATTATCCCGTTATGATTTAATTGTGGTCGGTACCGATTTTTCCTCTGAATTGAAGGGAGATATAATTGATCTGGATACGAAGGAGGCTGAAAAGGTTTTAAAGAGTTACTCAGAAGAATTAAAAAAACCAATTATTTTTACAGGGGATGCTTTTTCGTATGTCAACTCAGAGAACTATTACGCTCCTGAAGAAGTGGATTATTATTACCGCAATATGACAATCCAGGAAGGGCAGCAGGAAAAACCAACTGAATCCGACCCGAATTATAAGAGGGTGCTTATCAGTGAAGAGCAATATAACGACTATTTAGGGAAAAACGAAAAAGAGTGGAAAGATAATAACCATAACATAGGAGAAGGAACTGTTTACCTCGATCCGGAAGGATTACATTCTGTGGTCGAACAAGCAGGGTCTTATAAAGCAGTTATAAGGCCGATTGACGCAGATGACGGAAGACAAATTTCTGATTTGTACATAGGGTGGAATATATCTTCTGCGGACTGGATAAATGGTGGGGGAAGAACCGTAAAGACGACAGGAGAAAAGAATGTTTCGGTTTCGGCATATGACTTCTATGAGAAATTTGGAAGTATGATTTACCGCACATGGAGTTGGGTTTATTATTATTACGCACATACTGGTTATGTAACAGAAGACGAATTAAGAGCATTGTATGAAAAGAGTAATGGCAATCTTCAGATGACTACTATCGGATGGAATTCGTTTAATGTAAAAGACCTGCATTCGGCACTGGGGAGTTACGAAGCGATCTCCAAAGATATTGTAGATGAAAAGAACCCAATTAAAATAGCAGGAGATACATATTATAAGTTTAAGTCTAATGGAAAAGACTATTTAGCGATCCGGTTGGAGGAAGACGTTACTAACTTGTATGGTTATGTGTGGCAGAAAAAAGTCGCCGGAGACAGTGCAAATCCGGTTGAAACTAAGTACGTGCTGAACAATGTGGCAGGAAAAGGAGATTCCTTATATCCATCTCAAAACGCATGGAACTATTTATTCACCCAAAAACTCAGATACACCGTGGGCATGGATCGCTTTGCCATAACCACAGATATAAAACCCAAAGACAAAAGAGACAAAGGCAGCAGCAGACGCTGGACCGAGATAGAGGAACTGCAGGGATTTACCAACGGAGCCCTGTTAGAGTATGCGTTTATTCCGAAAGAGGGCAGCAGTTATGCATCATTAGTCAACACGGCCTCGCCGTATAACACACAGCTCTCATTGAATCTCGCATTAGGAGTAAAACCGCGTACGGAGTATATTGAACCTTTGAATGAAGGACAAATCGGATTATATCCATTTAAGATTTCAGACGAGGTTTCCGAAGCGAAAGTAAAGGTTGCCAAAAATCATGCGCCCTACTACCAGCTTGATCTGGAAAGGGAGCTTGGAAAGGGAAAAATTGATGATGTGACCGTCTGGTATACATTTGCAGGTTCGGGTAAAGATGACGAGTCGAAATACTTTGACACAACCGTCAGGGATGCAAGAAATAACTACTACCTCTACTCCAAAGGCAAAATTTATTACACCGGTTTTTCTCTCTACGATGTGACAGAGGGCACAGATTCCGATGATGCGCAGCTCGTTCCCGACATGGAAATGAAACTCTTCATCAACACCATCTACGCCGCCCTCAACAGCGAAACAGAAGAAACCACCTACTACGACACCGTAGTCCGGGAGGGCGGAAACATTTCCGGCATTGAGCTGGCCCAGGATGCCGGGGCGCCGAACCGTTATACCTGTTATTACGATGAGTACGACGAGACGCTGGAGCTTTCCTTCCGCGTCCAGAAAATCAACGCGTCCGACGGTGAGACAACACCGCTGACAGTCGGTAAAAAGGGCGAAAAGGGGGAAAACGGCCTGCCGGCGGTCAATGAGTTCGATGAGACAGTATACACATTGACAGGCCTCCCGGAGGAAAACGGCGTTTCCAACTTCCCCGTTGTCAAGATTACGGGGGAGCAGGGAACAAAGGGCAGCATGGGAAGCAGTGCAAGCGATATCTGGTATACGCTTCATTTTACAGGGGATAAAGGAGACGGAATAATCCCGGACGACATGGACGGGATGACGATGATAATCGGTCCAAAGGCGGCGGAGACGGGAACGCTCAGGCCGGACAGCATTTATGCTGAAATACGTTTTGTAAAACGGAATTTATTCGAGCTGGATTAG
- the raiA gene encoding ribosome-associated translation inhibitor RaiA gives MRYKITGRNINVTPGLKAAVEEKIGKLERYFNQDTEAIVTLSVEKERQKIEVTIPVKGTIIRAEQESNDMYVSIDLVEEIIERQLKKYKNKIVDKKQAAIAFSDYFMNEEYESDDEVKIVKVKRFAMKPMDPEEACVQMELLGHAFYVFLNSETEQVNVVYKRKGNTYGLIEPEF, from the coding sequence ATGCGTTATAAGATTACTGGAAGAAATATTAATGTTACCCCGGGGTTAAAGGCAGCAGTTGAGGAGAAAATCGGCAAATTAGAAAGATACTTCAATCAGGACACAGAAGCGATTGTCACATTAAGCGTTGAAAAAGAACGTCAGAAAATTGAAGTTACCATCCCTGTAAAAGGCACTATTATCCGTGCAGAGCAGGAAAGTAACGATATGTACGTATCCATTGATTTGGTAGAAGAAATTATCGAGCGCCAGCTCAAAAAATATAAGAACAAGATTGTCGACAAAAAACAGGCCGCCATCGCTTTCTCCGATTATTTTATGAACGAAGAGTACGAATCCGATGATGAAGTAAAGATTGTCAAAGTGAAACGATTTGCCATGAAACCGATGGACCCCGAAGAGGCATGTGTTCAGATGGAACTTCTCGGACATGCATTCTACGTATTCTTAAACTCCGAGACCGAGCAGGTCAATGTAGTTTACAAGAGAAAAGGCAACACCTACGGACTGATCGAGCCGGAGTTCTAA
- a CDS encoding type II secretion system protein, with product MKKRNGGFTLIELLIALAVLSIMAGVLLQSFVISRRMNTKARKDELVLDAAKRTMEELKGYPFENLETFLAGGGGTPGEDDGSGNSAGGNVVIGNTIYRVERLEDGSGSDDGTPAGEEGGDGNPSSSGSRQGYRLTAEYGRDASGSGKAAYLICAEADYEKYNSTEGEDQEKSYSINRYQMPNIADVSSFQNVVIEPQALMKDDKSLTSQLLLKVNPDEEEDEEDGGEGAAEDSDGSGSEDETVYTEEDVKRYLWLSVKETAAADGGSGEAGTLTVQAQAVYTVKETEGNSYSAEESVGASFASVKKNVVKDKKTGLPANRVYLFLPDNETKYTWTSEEAKDGGEAEESGFPGFDRIYIGSSLEEEMELFIVAANPDQYEAEEANQDEKVKIESAEGTELLIYSNIGGKEPVSWKEAENRLYHLTVTVYEADYSGTGAENGDPERGREVLKLDSTKSE from the coding sequence ATGAAGAAAAGGAACGGAGGATTTACGCTGATTGAACTGTTGATCGCGCTTGCTGTCCTTTCCATCATGGCAGGCGTGCTTCTTCAGTCTTTCGTGATCAGCAGACGGATGAATACAAAAGCCAGGAAAGATGAGCTTGTGCTGGACGCGGCAAAGCGGACGATGGAGGAGCTGAAGGGATATCCGTTTGAAAACCTGGAAACATTTCTGGCCGGAGGCGGTGGAACTCCGGGAGAAGATGACGGAAGCGGGAATAGCGCCGGCGGAAATGTCGTGATAGGGAATACGATTTACCGCGTGGAACGGCTGGAAGACGGATCCGGCTCAGACGACGGTACACCGGCCGGGGAAGAGGGCGGCGATGGGAATCCATCGTCATCCGGTTCACGGCAGGGATACAGGCTGACTGCGGAATATGGAAGAGATGCATCCGGTTCCGGAAAGGCGGCCTATCTTATCTGTGCGGAAGCCGATTATGAGAAGTATAATTCGACGGAGGGCGAAGACCAGGAGAAATCATATTCGATCAACCGGTACCAGATGCCCAATATAGCCGATGTCAGCAGTTTCCAGAATGTGGTGATTGAACCGCAGGCCCTGATGAAGGATGATAAAAGCCTGACTTCCCAGCTACTTTTAAAGGTAAATCCGGATGAGGAGGAAGACGAAGAAGACGGCGGAGAAGGAGCGGCGGAAGATTCAGACGGTTCCGGTTCGGAGGATGAGACGGTATATACGGAGGAAGATGTAAAACGGTATCTGTGGCTGTCTGTAAAGGAAACGGCTGCGGCGGATGGCGGCAGCGGCGAAGCCGGAACCCTGACGGTCCAGGCCCAGGCCGTGTACACGGTAAAGGAGACGGAGGGAAATAGCTACAGCGCAGAGGAATCCGTCGGGGCCAGTTTTGCATCGGTAAAGAAGAACGTCGTCAAAGATAAGAAAACCGGACTTCCGGCAAACCGCGTTTATCTCTTCCTTCCGGATAATGAGACAAAATATACCTGGACATCGGAGGAAGCCAAAGACGGCGGGGAGGCCGAAGAATCGGGATTTCCCGGGTTTGACAGGATTTATATCGGTTCTTCCCTGGAAGAGGAGATGGAATTGTTCATCGTAGCGGCAAATCCGGATCAGTATGAAGCGGAAGAGGCGAACCAGGACGAGAAAGTAAAGATAGAATCAGCGGAAGGCACGGAACTTTTAATCTATTCCAACATCGGCGGAAAAGAACCTGTATCCTGGAAGGAAGCGGAAAACAGGCTTTATCATCTGACGGTAACGGTATATGAAGCTGATTACAGCGGGACCGGAGCGGAGAATGGGGATCCGGAAAGAGGCAGGGAAGTGCTGAAGCTGGATTCAACAAAATCGGAATAG